The Thermosynechococcus sp. CL-1 genomic interval GGATATTCAACTCATCTGCCGTCTTGTTCAGTTCAATTTTTTCCTTGGGTACCCCCGGTAGATAGAGTTCAAGGCTGTACTGGCCATCACTGGGCACCACCCGAATCGTTTGCTCTTGGTAATAGACCTGAGCTGGATCTTCATCAGCGTAGAGGGTCTCCTTCAGGCGGTGCAGTGCCGCTAAACCACAGAGTTCCTCAGCAAACAGGGGCACTTCCTTCACCGGTAGCGGGCGGAAATTGTCGTGAATTTCTTGACGGTATTGCTGCTGCATTTCTTTCCAGCGGGCAAAGAAGGGATCCTGTACCGTGTTCGGCAGAATACGGTTTGCAATGACTAAGTCGGTGGCCACGTTATAGAGGCTGAGATAGGCATGGGCGCGCAGCGACTCCTTAATGACCATCTTTTCTGGATTGGTGACCAAGCGCACTGAGGTTTGGGTGTTGTCGGTGAGGACTTTTTCAAGGGCTTCAATCTGCTCATAGAATTCATAGGGCGCATCCATCACCTCTTGATCGGGCAAAGAGAACCCCACCAAGGGCTTGAAAATTGGCTCCACAATCGGTCGCAAGGCCACAGACATCCGCTGCAAAGGCTTATAGAAACGACGCATATACCAGCCGCTCACCTCGGGTAGGCTCAACAGCCGCAGTGCTGTGCCTGTGGGGGCAGAGTCAATAATTAAGACATCGTATTGGCCTTCGTCATAGTGGCGTTTCATGCGCACAAGGGCAAAAATTTCATCCATTCCCGGCAAAATTGCCAGTTCCTCGGCTTGAACGCCCTCTAGCCCGCGCGCTTGCAAGACTTGGGTAATGTAGCGTTTGACAGCGCCCCAATTGTCCTCTAGTTCCATGAGGGCATCGAGTTCGGCTCCCCAGAGATTTTTGGCCACAGGCACAGGCACATGCCCCAATTCGAGGTCAAAACTATCGGCAAGGGAGTGGGCAGGATCGGTGCTCAGCACCAGCGTTTTGTACCCCAGCTCAGCACAGCGTAACCCCGTTGCTGCCGCCACTGAGGTTTTACCAACGCCACCTTTGCCAGTCATTAAAATTACGCGCATGGGAAGGCTCTGCCCTAAACACGGTTGCTTAAAACATCTTAACCCTTGAGCTTGTCCTCAGGGGGGGCGATCGCTCGCAATCAATGGAAATAAAATCATTAAGAAAAATAAATAAATACAACTACTTATTTAGCTTTACTAACAATAATTTAGGCCTCTCCCCGATCCCTTGGGGCAAATATTAAGTTAATGCTTAAGCCCTTGCAGTTTATAACTGTTTTCAAGGGTTTGTAACGGGAAATATATTTGGACTTATCACGACTATGACCACAACTCTCCAACGTCGCGAAAGCGCGAATTTGTGGGAGCGGTTTTGTAACTGGGTGACCAGCACCGATAACCGCCTCTATGTGGGCTGGTTCGGTGTGATTATGATCCCCACCCTGCTGGCCGCAACCATTTGCTTTGTGATTGCTTTCATCGCTGCTCCCCCTGTGGACATCGATGGCATTCGTGAGCCTGTTTCTGGCTCCTTGCTCTATGGCAACAACATCATCACCGGTGCAGTGGTGCCCACCAGCAACGCCATTGGCTTGCACTTCTACCCCATTTGGGAAGCTGCTTCCCTTGATGAGTGGCTCTACAATGGTGGCCCCTACCAGTTGATTGTCTTCCACTTCCTATTGGGTGCCTCCTGCTACATGGGTCGCCAGTGGGAACTCAGCTACCGTCTTGGCATGCGGCCTTGGATCTGCGTGGCCTACTCTGCCCCCTTGGCCTCTGCCTTTGCGGTCTTCTTGATCTACCCCATTGGTCAAGGCAGCTTCTCTGACGGGATGCCCCTCGGTATCTCCGGTACCTTCAACTTCATGATTGTGTTCCAAGCTGAGCACAACATCCTCATGCACCCCTTCCACCAATTGGGTGTGGCCGGTGTCTTTGGTGGCGCACTGTTTTCCGCCATGCACGGTTCGCTGGTGACCTCCAGCCTGATCCGTGAAACCACCGAAACGGAATCCACCAACTACGGCTACAAGTTTGGTCAAGAGGAAGAAACCTACAACATCGTGGCTGCCCACGGTTACTTTGGTCGCTTGATCTTCCAATACGCCAGCTTCAACAACAGCCGTGCGCTGCACTTCTTCCTCGCCGCTTGGCCTGTGGTCGGGGTTTGGTTCACCGCTCTGGGTATCAGCACGATGGCCTTCAACCTCAACGGGTTTAACTTCAACCACTCGGTCATTGATGCCAAGGGCAACGTGATCAACACTTGGGCTGACATCATCAACCGTGCCAACTTGGGTATGGAAGTGATGCACGAGCGCAATGCTCACAACTTCCCCCTCGACTTGGCCAGCGCTGAGTCTGCTCCTGTGGCCATGATTGCTCCCAGCATCAACGGCTAAGTAACGCTCATCTGCTGAACTTTGACACAGCCGCTCCTGCACTAGGGGCGGTTTTTTATTGCGTTATAGCCCACAGGCATTAACACGCTCAACACGGTAAAAAACCAAGTCTCAGAGACGCTGCTACCCGCCCAACGTCAATCTAAAAGATTGATAAAAGTCAATGGATAGATAAAGGTTTTTTGATTCTGTAAAAGTTGACCTCAAACCTCTTGCTGTTCAGAAATATAACCATATAATCAATAAATAAGAGCTTGCAGCGTTCATTGCTGCTGCTTAAGTTCTGTTGTTATTCATGGATTCATAACGACTATGACTACAGTTCTGCAACGTCGTCAGACAGCGAATCTGTGGGAGCGTTTTTGTGATTGGATTACCAGCACCGAAAACCGCCTTTATATTGGCTGGTTTGGGGTAATCATGATCCCGACGCTCCTTGCCGCAACGATTTGCTTTGTCATTGCCTTTATTGCGGCGCCCCCCGTGGATATTGATGGCATCCGTGAGCCTGTCTCTGGCTCCTTGCTCTATGGCAACAACCTCATTACAGCCTCAGTGGTACCCTCCTCTAATGCCATTGGCTTGCACCTCTACCCCATTTGGGATGCTGCTTCTCTGGATGAGTGGCTCTACAATGGCGGCCCTTACCAACTGATTATTTTCCACTTCCTTATCGGTATCTTTGCCTACATGGGTCGCCAATGGGAACTCAGCTACCGTCTTGGCATGCGCCCTTGGATTCCGGTCGCTTACTCTGCGCCCGTTTCCGCCGCCACTGCCGTGCTGTTGATCTACCCCATTGGTCAAGGTAGCTTTTCTGATGGCTTGATGCTGGGGGTTTCTGGTACGTTCAATTTTATGATTGTGTTCCAAGCGGAGCACAATATCCTGATGCATCCCTTCCACATGCTGGGTGTGGCCGGCGTCTTTGGCGGTGCCCTCTTCTCTGCCATGCACGGTTCGCTGGTAACCTCCAGCCTGATCCGTGAAACTACAGAAACCGAGTCCACCAACTACGGCTACAAGTTTGGTCAAGAGGAAGAAACCTACAACATCGTGGCGGCTCACGGTTACTTTGGGCGCCTGATCTTCCAATACGCCAGTTTCAACAACAGCCGCTCGCTGCACTTCTTCCTCGCCGCTTGGCCAGTGGTGGGTATCTGGTTTGCTGCCCTTGGCATTAGCACGATGGCCTTTAACCTCAATGGCTTCAACTTCAACCACTCCGTTGTGGATGCGCAAGGGAATGTCATCAATACTTGGGCCGACATCATCAACCGCGCCAACATTGGTATTGAGGTGATGCACGAACGCAATGCCCACAACTTCCCCCTCGACTTGGCAAGCGGTGAATCGGCTCCTGTGGCGATGATTGCCCCAAGCATTGAAGCCTAAACAGGTCGCTCCTAAACCTCTCTAGTGATAAGTCCAAATATCGCTCCCCACAGGGGGGCTTTTTTTGTCGCGATTATTGAGCAGGGAGTTGATACTGATCAACAATTTTTTTGGCAAAGGGGGGCACGTGAGCAGCCAGTTTTTGGGGATAGTTGCGCCGCACATAGAGATAGTTGCGGGTGAAGTGGGAGTCAATGGAAAAGCGGGCATATTCAAGCCCTTTGGGACCAATGCGCTCAATTACTAGGCCGACTAGTTTCGCCGCCCACATGGGGAGCGTGACGCCTTTATCGTAGGCAGGAATGCTTTGTTGCACGGCAGCGTGGCGATCGCCGGCACTCGTAACGGGCTGCGTTTCCAATTGATCGCGCACGAGGTCAAGCATTTCTTGGCCAAGCTCATTGCGCACCACCAGCCACTGCCAACCAAAGGGGGCGCCCATGTAGCCCACGACCAGATCGGCAAGGCCATTCACGTAGTCAAAGCAACTCATACACGAGGGGGCAAAGACATCCTTGAGTTGATTCGTTTTGAGGCCAAAGAAGGGCACCGTCTCTGTGGAGCCGTCGCTGTGCTTGAAATGCACCCGAAAGTCCTGCATGAATTCGTAGTAAATGACGGTTTCGGGCGATCGGCTGGTGGTTTTAAGGAATTTTTGCAGACCCGCACGGGTGACATTGTCCACGCAGGGAGTGCCCAGGACGTAGAGCTTTTCAAGACCCAGTTTGTCCTGTACCGCTCGCAGCGCCTGAATTTGACAGCCAACCCCAATCACCAACAGGCGTTTGAGGCCGCATTGCTCCACCTGCTCGAGAACCGATAGATTGGGAGACAGGGTCGGTTTATTGACGCGAGCGGCCAGAATCTCTTCACGAGTGCGGGCAATCACGGGCTTGGGGGTAAAGCGATCGCTTTCGCTATTTTGAACGCAGACAACGCCCTCGACCCGTCCCGACTCCAACATGGCAATGGCAATACTGCTGACGATGCCCGTCCACTGCGCCCCCGCAATGGGTTCGGTTTTGCGAGCCGCTATCATCTGCTGGTGAACGCCAAAGTAGCACTCGTCCCAATTGTCAAGATCACGGGCACGGCCATGACTTTGCTGCTCGAGAGTCTCAAACTGCTGATTGAGGAAGGCGCAGGCCTCCTTGACGTAGTGGATATAGTAGGTGTCGCAGAGACCACACTCACTGCACAGCGCCTTGGCGGGGCGGGGGCTACCGGGCTTGAGGGCACGGGCTTTTTGATGGGCGGCAGTCATGGGCACTTACTTCAGGAGTGAGCGGGCGCGATCGCAAATCGCTTCGGGGGTGAGGCCATTGTAGGCCATGAGTTCGGCGGGGC includes:
- a CDS encoding TRC40/GET3/ArsA family transport-energizing ATPase, which translates into the protein MRVILMTGKGGVGKTSVAAATGLRCAELGYKTLVLSTDPAHSLADSFDLELGHVPVPVAKNLWGAELDALMELEDNWGAVKRYITQVLQARGLEGVQAEELAILPGMDEIFALVRMKRHYDEGQYDVLIIDSAPTGTALRLLSLPEVSGWYMRRFYKPLQRMSVALRPIVEPIFKPLVGFSLPDQEVMDAPYEFYEQIEALEKVLTDNTQTSVRLVTNPEKMVIKESLRAHAYLSLYNVATDLVIANRILPNTVQDPFFARWKEMQQQYRQEIHDNFRPLPVKEVPLFAEELCGLAALHRLKETLYADEDPAQVYYQEQTIRVVPSDGQYSLELYLPGVPKEKIELNKTADELNIRIGNHRRNMVLPQGLAALQPVGAKMEADYLKIRFASATRG
- the psbA gene encoding photosystem II q(b) protein is translated as MTTTLQRRESANLWERFCNWVTSTDNRLYVGWFGVIMIPTLLAATICFVIAFIAAPPVDIDGIREPVSGSLLYGNNIITGAVVPTSNAIGLHFYPIWEAASLDEWLYNGGPYQLIVFHFLLGASCYMGRQWELSYRLGMRPWICVAYSAPLASAFAVFLIYPIGQGSFSDGMPLGISGTFNFMIVFQAEHNILMHPFHQLGVAGVFGGALFSAMHGSLVTSSLIRETTETESTNYGYKFGQEEETYNIVAAHGYFGRLIFQYASFNNSRALHFFLAAWPVVGVWFTALGISTMAFNLNGFNFNHSVIDAKGNVINTWADIINRANLGMEVMHERNAHNFPLDLASAESAPVAMIAPSING
- the psbA gene encoding photosystem II q(b) protein codes for the protein MTTVLQRRQTANLWERFCDWITSTENRLYIGWFGVIMIPTLLAATICFVIAFIAAPPVDIDGIREPVSGSLLYGNNLITASVVPSSNAIGLHLYPIWDAASLDEWLYNGGPYQLIIFHFLIGIFAYMGRQWELSYRLGMRPWIPVAYSAPVSAATAVLLIYPIGQGSFSDGLMLGVSGTFNFMIVFQAEHNILMHPFHMLGVAGVFGGALFSAMHGSLVTSSLIRETTETESTNYGYKFGQEEETYNIVAAHGYFGRLIFQYASFNNSRSLHFFLAAWPVVGIWFAALGISTMAFNLNGFNFNHSVVDAQGNVINTWADIINRANIGIEVMHERNAHNFPLDLASGESAPVAMIAPSIEA
- a CDS encoding Coenzyme F420 hydrogenase/dehydrogenase, beta subunit C-terminal domain, which encodes MTAAHQKARALKPGSPRPAKALCSECGLCDTYYIHYVKEACAFLNQQFETLEQQSHGRARDLDNWDECYFGVHQQMIAARKTEPIAGAQWTGIVSSIAIAMLESGRVEGVVCVQNSESDRFTPKPVIARTREEILAARVNKPTLSPNLSVLEQVEQCGLKRLLVIGVGCQIQALRAVQDKLGLEKLYVLGTPCVDNVTRAGLQKFLKTTSRSPETVIYYEFMQDFRVHFKHSDGSTETVPFFGLKTNQLKDVFAPSCMSCFDYVNGLADLVVGYMGAPFGWQWLVVRNELGQEMLDLVRDQLETQPVTSAGDRHAAVQQSIPAYDKGVTLPMWAAKLVGLVIERIGPKGLEYARFSIDSHFTRNYLYVRRNYPQKLAAHVPPFAKKIVDQYQLPAQ